In the Quercus lobata isolate SW786 chromosome 5, ValleyOak3.0 Primary Assembly, whole genome shotgun sequence genome, one interval contains:
- the LOC115988902 gene encoding uncharacterized protein LOC115988902, translated as MAAVHASIITSSTQTFLAMQSVSNTNTTRLVSTSLASSFIGNSVPRFFPMKKRVVKISGEVRAAAAVTTSPVEETKEFTLPSWTMFELGKAPVYWKTMNGLPPSSGEKLKIFYNPTATNLVPNEEFGIAFNGGFNQPIMCGGEPRAMLRKNRGKADRPIYTIQICIPKHAQNLIFSFTNGVDWDGPYKMQFQVPKAWRNKPIDFFNQGLAQELSKEGACEKAIFPDTEIVVTRCDMIGNLTVEGGDRCNLNLVPGCTDPSSPTYNPLANVDDGSCPIDSDSEV; from the exons ATGGCGGCAGTACATGCATCAATTATTACGTCTTCCACACAAACATTTCTGGCCATGCAGTCCGTTTCCAATACTAATACAACTCGACTTGTTTCAACCTCGCTTG CTAGCAGTTTCATCGGTAATTCAGTGCCACGGTTTTTCCCAATGAAGAAGAGAGTTGTCAAGATTAGTGGGGAAGTCAGAGCTGCAGCAGCTGTTACAACTAGTCCTGTTGAGGAAACCAAAGA GTTTACCCTTCCTTCATGGACTATGTTTGAACTTGGCAAGGCCCCAGTATATTGGAAAACCATGAATGGTCTTCCTCCTTCTTCT GGGGAAAAGCTAAAGATTTTCTACAATCCCACTGCGACCAACCTTGTTCCCAATGAAGAATTTGGGATTGCTTTTAATg GAGGTTTTAATCAGCCAATTATGTGTGGTGGTGAGCCAAGGGCAATGCTGAGAAAAAACCGAGGCAAAGCTGATCGCCCAATTTATACCATCCAGATATGCATTCCTAAGCATG CTCAGAACTTGATCTTCTCATTCACAAATGGAGTTGATTGGGATGGTCCTTACAAAATGCAATTTCAAGTCCCCAAGGCTTGGCGGAACAAACCAATTGACTTCTTTAACCAG GGCCTAGCACAAGAGTTGAGTAAAGAAGGTGCATGTGAGAAAGCAATCTTTCCAGACACAGAAATTGTTGTCACAAGATGTGATATGATCGGAAACTTGACAGTAGAAGGG GGTGATCGTTGCAATCTCAATCTCGTACCAGGATGCACAGATCCTAGCTCTCCCACTTACAACCCACTTGCCAATGTAGATGATGGATCCTGTCCAATTGATTCAGATTCTGAGGTTTAG
- the LOC115988905 gene encoding palmitoyl-monogalactosyldiacylglycerol delta-7 desaturase, chloroplastic-like isoform X1, whose product MALIASPPSNPKQHQFSPLHRATRLPGQAELVLSRAMSNTSMVLNSGHYISMSNKLLLNTKFSTHLRKNANRTDPHITSAALVEAAEPKPKPEAAKFRRILLSDVVVNHQRRVFFGRYWNAHDLVKASVVLAMHYLCLFAPFQFNWSALLVAVALYVVTGLFGITLSFHRNLSHRSFKVPKWLEYFFAYCGVQALQGSPIDWVSTHRYHHQFVDSERDPHSPTAGFWFSHMSWIFDTTSLNERCGGPNNVGDLQKQPFYRFLEKTYIIHPIALGALLYGLGGFPFLVWGMGVRVVWVYHITWLVNSACHVWGKQPWKTGDLSRNNWLVALLSFGEGWHNNHHAFEYSARHGLEWWELDLTWYVVKFLQAIGFATDVKVPTEVQKQRMAI is encoded by the exons ATGGCTTTGATCGCATCTCCACCATCCAATCCCAAACAACACCAATTTTCTCCTCTCCACCGTGCAACCCGGCTACCAGGACAAGCCGAATTAGTCCTTTCCCGTGCCATGTCCAACACTTCAATGGTCCTAAATTCTGGTCACTATATTTCAATGTCTAACAAGCTTTTACTAAACACAAAATTCTCCACCCATCTACGTAAAAATGCCAATAGAACAGACCCGCATATAACTAGTGCAGCACTAGTAGAAGCAGCAGAGCCAAAACCAAAGCCAGAGGCAGCGAAGTTTAGGAGAATTTTGTTATCGGACGTGGTCGTGAATCATCAAAGGAGAGTCTTTTTTGGGAGGTATTGGAATGCTCATGACTTGGTCAAAGCTTCCGTTGTTTTGGCAATGCATTACCTTTGTCTTTTCGCACCATTTCAATTCAATTGGAGTGCACTTTTGGTGGCTGTGGCACTGTACGTTGTAACAGGTCTTTTTGGTATTACCTTATCATTTCATAGGAATCTCTCACACAGGAGTTTCAAGGTTCCTAAATGGCTTGAGTATTTCTTTGCCTATTGTGGTGTTCAGGCACTTCAG GGCAGCCCAATTGACTGGGTGAGCACACATAGGTACCACCACCAGTTTGTTGATTCTGAGAGAGACCCACATAGTCCCACTGCTGGATTTTGGTTTAGTCACATGAGTTGGATCTTTGATACCACTTCTTTGAATGAAAGG TGTGGAGGACCAAACAATGTTGGAGATTTACAGAAGCAGCCATTCTACAGGTTTCTTGAAAAGACTTATATTATCCATCCAATTGCACTTGGTGCTCTTCTATATGGCTTGGGAGGATTCCCCTTCCTAGTGTGGGGAATG GGCGTGAGGGTTGTATGGGTTTACCATATCACTTGGCTGGTAAATTCAGCTTGCCATGTCTGGGGAAAGCAACCATGGAAAACTGGTGATTTGTCTAGGAACAACTG GTTGGTGGCATTACTTTCATTTGGAGAGGGGTGGCATAATAACCACCATGCTTTTGAGTATTCAGCTAGACATGGCCTAGAATGGTGGGAGCTCGACTTGACTTGGTATGTAGTAAAATTTCTACAAGCTATTGGATTTGCAACTGATGTGAAGGTACCAACTGAGGTTCAGAAGCAAAGGATGGCCATTTAA
- the LOC115988905 gene encoding palmitoyl-monogalactosyldiacylglycerol delta-7 desaturase, chloroplastic-like isoform X2, whose translation MALIASPPSNPKQHQFSPLHRATRLPGQAELVLSRAMSNTSMVLNSGHYISMSNKLLLNTKFSTHLRKNANRTDPHITSAALVEAAEPKPKPEAAKFRRILLSDVVVNHQRRVFFGRNLSHRSFKVPKWLEYFFAYCGVQALQGSPIDWVSTHRYHHQFVDSERDPHSPTAGFWFSHMSWIFDTTSLNERCGGPNNVGDLQKQPFYRFLEKTYIIHPIALGALLYGLGGFPFLVWGMGVRVVWVYHITWLVNSACHVWGKQPWKTGDLSRNNWLVALLSFGEGWHNNHHAFEYSARHGLEWWELDLTWYVVKFLQAIGFATDVKVPTEVQKQRMAI comes from the exons ATGGCTTTGATCGCATCTCCACCATCCAATCCCAAACAACACCAATTTTCTCCTCTCCACCGTGCAACCCGGCTACCAGGACAAGCCGAATTAGTCCTTTCCCGTGCCATGTCCAACACTTCAATGGTCCTAAATTCTGGTCACTATATTTCAATGTCTAACAAGCTTTTACTAAACACAAAATTCTCCACCCATCTACGTAAAAATGCCAATAGAACAGACCCGCATATAACTAGTGCAGCACTAGTAGAAGCAGCAGAGCCAAAACCAAAGCCAGAGGCAGCGAAGTTTAGGAGAATTTTGTTATCGGACGTGGTCGTGAATCATCAAAGGAGAGTCTTTTTTGGGAG GAATCTCTCACACAGGAGTTTCAAGGTTCCTAAATGGCTTGAGTATTTCTTTGCCTATTGTGGTGTTCAGGCACTTCAG GGCAGCCCAATTGACTGGGTGAGCACACATAGGTACCACCACCAGTTTGTTGATTCTGAGAGAGACCCACATAGTCCCACTGCTGGATTTTGGTTTAGTCACATGAGTTGGATCTTTGATACCACTTCTTTGAATGAAAGG TGTGGAGGACCAAACAATGTTGGAGATTTACAGAAGCAGCCATTCTACAGGTTTCTTGAAAAGACTTATATTATCCATCCAATTGCACTTGGTGCTCTTCTATATGGCTTGGGAGGATTCCCCTTCCTAGTGTGGGGAATG GGCGTGAGGGTTGTATGGGTTTACCATATCACTTGGCTGGTAAATTCAGCTTGCCATGTCTGGGGAAAGCAACCATGGAAAACTGGTGATTTGTCTAGGAACAACTG GTTGGTGGCATTACTTTCATTTGGAGAGGGGTGGCATAATAACCACCATGCTTTTGAGTATTCAGCTAGACATGGCCTAGAATGGTGGGAGCTCGACTTGACTTGGTATGTAGTAAAATTTCTACAAGCTATTGGATTTGCAACTGATGTGAAGGTACCAACTGAGGTTCAGAAGCAAAGGATGGCCATTTAA
- the LOC115988907 gene encoding uncharacterized protein LOC115988907 isoform X5 encodes MHQLLRLPQAFLAMQCVSNTNTTRLVSNSLEVRAAAAVTTSPVEETKEFTLPSWTMFELGKAPVYWKTMNGLPPSSGEKLTIFYNPTATNLVPNEEFGIAFNGNIFYNIRPYNILYIAISFLVHVN; translated from the exons ATGCATCAATTATTACGTCTTCCACAAGCATTTCTAGCCATGCAGTGCGTTTCCAATACTAATACAACTCGACTTGTTTCAAACTCGCTTG AAGTCAGAGCTGCAGCAGCTGTTACGACTAGTCCTGTTGAGGAAACCAAAGA GTTTACCCTTCCTTCATGGACTATGTTTGAACTTGGCAAGGCCCCAGTATATTGGAAAACCATGAATGGTCTTCCTCCTTCTTCT GGGGAAAAGCTAACGATTTTCTACAATCCCACTGCGACCAACCTTGTTCCCAATGAAGAATTTGGGATTGCTTTTAATggtaatattttttacaatataagACCTTATAATATCTTGTACATTGCAATCAGTTTTCTTGTCCATGTCAATTAA